From Fusobacterium varium, the proteins below share one genomic window:
- a CDS encoding metallophosphoesterase: MIYITGDKHRNFNEIKKFCKENNTTKDDVIIILGDVGLNFFGGIKDWSVKHSLSKLPITLFCIHGNHEQRPFAIATYREVEKFGAKVYMEEEFADIVFAKDGEIYNFDGLKCMAIGGAYSTDKYYRLTNNWKWFSNEQPNDRIKKYVEDQLESTNWSIDLVFSHTCPFKYRPIERLSSTIDLDKIDTSTEEWLQKIEDKLKYKKWYCGHFHIEKSIDKIRFAYDDIIELNPSYL; this comes from the coding sequence ATGATATATATCACAGGAGATAAACATAGAAATTTCAATGAAATAAAAAAGTTTTGTAAAGAAAATAATACAACTAAAGATGATGTTATAATCATTCTTGGAGATGTAGGACTTAATTTTTTTGGTGGAATAAAAGATTGGTCTGTAAAACATTCACTTAGCAAACTTCCAATAACTCTATTTTGTATCCATGGTAACCATGAACAACGTCCTTTTGCTATTGCAACATATAGAGAAGTTGAAAAGTTTGGAGCAAAAGTATATATGGAAGAAGAATTTGCCGATATAGTTTTTGCAAAAGATGGAGAAATCTATAACTTTGATGGACTTAAATGTATGGCAATAGGAGGGGCATATAGTACAGATAAATACTATCGGCTTACAAATAATTGGAAATGGTTTAGTAATGAACAACCTAATGATAGAATTAAAAAGTATGTTGAAGATCAATTAGAAAGCACTAACTGGAGTATAGATTTAGTTTTTAGTCACACTTGTCCTTTTAAATATCGTCCAATAGAAAGATTATCTAGTACTATTGATCTTGATAAGATAGATACTTCTACTGAAGAGTGGCTGCAAAAGATAGAAGATAAATTAAAGTATAAAAAATGGTATTGTGGACATTTTCATATAGAAAAATCTATTGATAAAATAAGATTTGCTTATGATGATATTATAGAATTAAATCCTTCTTATTTATAG
- a CDS encoding AAA family ATPase — translation MKKIPIGIEDFKEIRTENYYYIDKTKFIEEILNDGAKVKLFCRPRRFGKTLNMSTLKYFFDIKEAEENRRLFDNLYIKNSLVFAEQGKYPVLFISMKEIKGTTWEEMQKSIREILSNLYEKFNFLKDSLNERNKRKFEKIWFEEIDGNYDDGLNFLTNILEEYYKEKVIVLIDEYDVPLTMAYEYNFYDKAINFFKSLYGSVLKTNLSLKMGVLTGAIRVAQAGIFSDLNNIETHTILDEAYDEYFGLLENEVENSLIEYKTEDKLEDVKSWYDGYKFGNMEVYNPWSILKYIKYKKLDTYWVNTSGNILIKNLLLHSDGTVFEDLDSLVKGKEKTVYINESIALGSTLDPNNLWELMLFSGYLTVKEKMNNKTYLVKIPNKEIQSFFKTLFAEIMFNGKNNISNMKSALESRDVNRISGILEDLVLNAISFYDTSRKYENPYQNLLAGFLYGIDDLYRMIPNPEAGDGRADIILKPKMKKWAGYIFELKRAKTKDMKKEAKAAYEQIVEKRYEAILKSEGIEDIIKIGLVFDGKKVETYY, via the coding sequence ATGAAAAAGATTCCTATAGGAATAGAAGATTTTAAAGAAATTAGAACTGAAAATTATTATTATATAGACAAAACAAAATTTATAGAAGAAATATTAAATGATGGTGCAAAAGTAAAATTATTTTGTCGTCCAAGACGATTTGGTAAAACTCTTAATATGTCTACTTTAAAATACTTTTTTGATATAAAAGAAGCTGAAGAAAACAGAAGATTATTTGATAACTTATATATAAAAAATTCTCTTGTATTTGCAGAACAAGGGAAATATCCAGTACTTTTTATTTCTATGAAAGAAATAAAAGGAACTACATGGGAAGAAATGCAAAAGAGTATAAGAGAAATTTTATCTAATTTGTATGAAAAATTTAATTTTTTAAAAGATTCATTAAATGAAAGAAATAAAAGGAAATTTGAAAAAATTTGGTTTGAAGAAATAGATGGTAACTATGATGATGGATTAAATTTTTTAACCAATATTTTAGAAGAATATTATAAAGAAAAAGTAATAGTTTTAATAGATGAGTATGATGTTCCTCTCACTATGGCTTATGAATATAATTTTTATGATAAAGCAATTAATTTTTTTAAAAGCTTATATGGATCTGTTTTAAAGACTAATCTTAGCTTAAAAATGGGAGTTCTCACAGGAGCAATAAGAGTAGCTCAAGCTGGAATATTTTCTGATCTTAATAATATTGAAACTCATACAATACTTGATGAAGCCTATGATGAATATTTTGGACTTTTAGAAAATGAAGTAGAAAATTCTCTTATAGAATATAAAACTGAAGATAAATTAGAAGATGTTAAATCTTGGTATGATGGATATAAGTTTGGAAATATGGAAGTATATAACCCTTGGAGTATTTTAAAATATATAAAGTATAAAAAATTAGATACTTATTGGGTAAATACCTCTGGAAATATCTTAATAAAGAATCTATTATTACATTCAGATGGAACAGTTTTCGAAGATTTAGATAGTTTGGTAAAAGGAAAAGAAAAAACTGTATATATCAATGAAAGTATAGCTTTAGGAAGTACTTTAGATCCTAATAATCTTTGGGAACTTATGCTTTTTTCAGGATATTTGACAGTAAAAGAAAAAATGAATAATAAAACATATTTAGTAAAGATTCCTAATAAAGAGATTCAATCATTTTTTAAAACTCTTTTTGCAGAGATAATGTTTAATGGAAAAAATAATATTTCAAATATGAAATCTGCTTTGGAAAGTAGAGATGTAAATAGAATTAGTGGAATATTAGAAGATCTTGTGCTAAATGCTATAAGTTTTTATGATACAAGCAGAAAGTATGAGAACCCTTATCAAAACTTACTAGCAGGATTCTTATATGGAATAGATGATTTATATAGAATGATTCCTAATCCAGAAGCAGGAGATGGAAGAGCTGATATAATATTAAAGCCAAAAATGAAAAAATGGGCTGGATATATATTTGAACTAAAAAGAGCTAAAACAAAAGATATGAAAAAAGAAGCTAAAGCAGCCTATGAGCAAATAGTGGAAAAGAGATATGAGGCTATATTGAAAAGTGAAGGGATAGAAGATATAATAAAAATAGGTTTAGTATTTGATGGAAAAAAAGTAGAAACATATTATTAA
- a CDS encoding recombinase family protein: MIYGYCRVSTNRQVITRQIENILKVYPNAKIYQEAYTGVTSDRQEWKKLKKLVNDGDTLVFDSVSRMSRNTEEGIKEYFELYNKGVKLIFLKEGYINSDVYTKAKEQQIAKTGNKITDILLAAIEEVLKVIAVDQIEKAFEQAEKEACDIRTRTKEGLKVKKAQGVILGRRVGSKIQTKKSIEMKEKIKLLAKEFGGNLKDIQVIEVLKISRNTYFKYKRELKEEL, from the coding sequence ATGATCTATGGATATTGCAGAGTATCTACCAATAGGCAAGTTATTACTAGGCAGATTGAAAATATATTAAAAGTATATCCTAATGCTAAGATCTATCAAGAAGCTTATACTGGAGTAACTTCAGATCGGCAAGAATGGAAAAAGCTAAAAAAATTAGTGAATGATGGAGATACATTAGTATTTGATTCAGTTTCTCGTATGAGTAGAAATACTGAAGAGGGGATCAAAGAATACTTTGAACTTTATAATAAGGGAGTTAAGCTTATTTTTCTTAAAGAGGGGTATATTAACTCTGATGTATATACCAAAGCTAAAGAGCAGCAAATAGCAAAGACAGGTAATAAGATTACAGATATTTTACTAGCTGCTATTGAGGAAGTTTTAAAAGTTATTGCTGTGGATCAGATTGAAAAGGCTTTTGAACAGGCAGAAAAAGAAGCTTGTGATATCAGAACAAGAACTAAAGAAGGACTCAAAGTGAAGAAAGCTCAAGGAGTTATTCTTGGTAGAAGAGTTGGATCTAAGATTCAAACCAAAAAATCTATTGAAATGAAAGAAAAAATTAAGTTACTGGCTAAAGAATTTGGAGGAAACTTAAAAGATATCCAAGTTATAGAAGTTCTAAAGATTAGTAGAAACACGTACTTTAAATATAAGAGGGAGCTAAAAGAAGAGTTATAG
- a CDS encoding WG repeat-containing protein, with protein MKKILLLFLLLLSIISCGKKEVLFSELQHRKDGLYYEKNQSKPFSGIVLTKYEDGQIEEKAQMVKGIFHGEFSLYTENGDLRIKGKYINGLLDDENNFFLTLEEVQNLNKIISLKYDSVNFFREGLAAVKKNGKYGYINKTGKEVISMKYDSVKPFREGLAAVEKNEKYGYIDRTGKEVIPFKYDYADSFREGLAAVEKNGKYGYIDKTGKVIIPFQYDNASEFREGLVAVKKNEKWGYIDKTGKEVISFKYDYAMSFRKGLVAVKKNGKYGYIDRTGKEVIPFEYVFAYDFIEGLGMVRKNEKWGYIDKTGKEVIPFKYDYVFFSEGLIVVNENGKYRYIIKP; from the coding sequence ATGAAAAAAATATTATTACTATTTTTATTGTTATTATCTATTATTAGTTGTGGAAAAAAAGAAGTTTTATTTTCTGAATTACAACATAGAAAAGATGGGTTATATTATGAGAAAAATCAAAGTAAACCTTTTTCTGGTATTGTTTTAACTAAATATGAAGATGGACAAATTGAAGAAAAAGCTCAAATGGTTAAAGGGATTTTTCATGGTGAGTTTTCATTATATACTGAAAATGGTGATTTGAGAATAAAAGGAAAATATATTAATGGATTGCTTGATGATGAAAATAATTTTTTTCTTACATTAGAAGAAGTTCAGAATTTAAATAAAATAATATCACTTAAATACGATTCTGTAAATTTTTTTAGAGAAGGCTTAGCAGCAGTGAAAAAAAATGGAAAATATGGTTATATAAATAAGACAGGAAAAGAAGTAATTTCAATGAAATATGATTCTGTAAAACCTTTTAGAGAAGGTTTAGCAGCAGTGGAAAAAAATGAAAAATATGGTTATATAGATAGAACAGGAAAAGAAGTAATTCCCTTTAAATATGATTATGCAGATTCTTTTAGAGAAGGCTTAGCAGCAGTGGAAAAAAATGGAAAATATGGTTATATAGATAAAACAGGAAAAGTAATTATTCCTTTTCAATATGATAATGCAAGTGAGTTTAGAGAAGGCTTAGTAGCAGTGAAAAAAAATGAAAAATGGGGTTATATAGATAAGACAGGAAAAGAAGTAATTTCCTTTAAATATGATTATGCAATGTCTTTTAGAAAAGGCTTAGTAGCAGTGAAAAAAAATGGAAAATATGGTTATATAGATAGAACAGGAAAAGAAGTGATTCCATTTGAATATGTATTCGCATATGATTTTATAGAAGGCTTGGGAATGGTGAGAAAAAATGAGAAGTGGGGTTATATAGATAAGACAGGAAAAGAAGTAATTCCCTTTAAATATGATTATGTATTTTTTAGTGAAGGATTGATAGTAGTGAATGAAAATGGGAAATATAGGTATATAATTAAACCATAA
- a CDS encoding MmcB family DNA repair protein: MEEIKNNSLLESIEKQITDLISLDKKNWTNFYTLLKKVETEKLWEEKYNSFTQWLKDFSIRNKIHESILWQRKKAGEVYQKYSEIQKEKGIEVKPLEAANVSAENLVLLDKIMRNSPSNSTELAEKVFNNSITGKELRQIHNSVRPTRYNDLDDSDEKENENEKVSEDSSPVNTTDILGMLFNTESWIGTKNESENKKNYFNSFVTKAQLLTEFPVFTGTSRHSRRIDLFCAENITTEYPWNLNLHGVEIKISKGDLLNDHKYTEYSEFVDYLWLAVPQDLQEIAEQNKFTSCGLIVIDRKNDKLILKVIEKPKKLDPLKRGETLTSLALKLMMK, encoded by the coding sequence ATGGAAGAAATTAAAAACAACAGTTTACTAGAAAGTATAGAAAAGCAAATTACTGATTTAATTTCATTAGATAAAAAAAACTGGACTAACTTTTATACACTTTTAAAAAAAGTAGAAACTGAAAAGTTATGGGAAGAGAAGTACAATTCATTTACCCAATGGTTAAAAGATTTTTCAATCCGTAATAAAATCCATGAAAGTATTTTATGGCAACGTAAAAAGGCAGGAGAAGTTTATCAAAAATATTCAGAGATACAGAAAGAAAAAGGGATTGAGGTTAAACCTCTTGAAGCTGCTAATGTTAGTGCTGAAAATCTAGTTCTACTTGATAAAATAATGAGAAATAGTCCAAGTAATTCTACTGAACTAGCAGAAAAAGTATTTAATAACTCAATCACAGGGAAAGAACTAAGGCAAATACATAACTCTGTCCGTCCTACTCGTTATAATGATCTTGATGATTCTGATGAGAAGGAGAATGAAAATGAAAAAGTATCTGAAGATAGCTCTCCTGTAAATACTACTGACATCTTGGGTATGTTATTCAATACAGAATCTTGGATTGGAACTAAAAATGAAAGTGAAAATAAAAAAAATTATTTTAATTCCTTTGTTACTAAAGCTCAATTACTTACTGAATTTCCTGTATTTACTGGAACTTCAAGACATAGTAGAAGAATAGATCTATTTTGTGCTGAAAATATAACAACAGAATATCCATGGAACTTAAATCTTCATGGAGTTGAAATAAAAATTTCTAAAGGAGATTTATTAAACGATCATAAATATACTGAATATAGTGAATTTGTAGATTATTTATGGTTAGCAGTTCCCCAAGATCTGCAAGAGATAGCAGAACAAAATAAATTTACAAGTTGTGGACTTATAGTAATTGATAGAAAAAATGATAAATTAATCTTAAAAGTAATCGAAAAACCAAAGAAATTAGACCCTTTAAAAAGAGGGGAAACTTTAACATCTCTAGCTTTGAAATTAATGATGAAATAA